The following coding sequences are from one Roseburia hominis A2-183 window:
- a CDS encoding ABC transporter ATP-binding protein yields MASLSLKNVCKVYPNGFEAVKDFNLEVEDQEFIIFVGPSGCGKSTTLRMIAGLEEISSGEFYIDGKLMNDVEPKDRDIAMVFQNYALYPHMTVFDNMAFGLKLRKVPKDEIKRKVEEAAKILDLEKLLDRKPKALSGGQRQRVAMGRAIVRNPKVFLMDEPLSNLDAKLRVQMRSEIASLHNRLKATIIYVTHDQTEAMTLGTRIVVLKDGVIMQVDSPQKLYNEPNNLFVAGFIGSPQMNFVDAVCKVEGEKVSLSFENTTVVLPPAKAKKLADGGYNGKTVVMGIRPEDIGDSEIEIEAHKDAAFETDVTGYELLGSEVLLYFKVAGASMTAKVDSRTTARMGDHIKMAIDPEKIHVFDKETELTITN; encoded by the coding sequence ATGGCAAGTTTATCATTGAAAAACGTTTGCAAAGTATATCCGAACGGCTTTGAGGCTGTTAAGGATTTCAACCTTGAAGTAGAGGATCAGGAGTTCATTATCTTCGTAGGACCTTCCGGATGTGGTAAGTCTACTACACTTCGTATGATCGCAGGTCTTGAGGAGATCTCCTCCGGTGAGTTCTACATCGACGGAAAGCTCATGAACGACGTAGAGCCGAAGGATCGTGATATCGCAATGGTATTCCAGAACTACGCTCTGTATCCGCATATGACCGTATTCGACAACATGGCATTCGGTCTTAAGTTAAGAAAAGTTCCGAAGGATGAGATCAAGAGAAAAGTTGAGGAGGCTGCAAAGATCCTTGACCTTGAGAAGTTATTAGACCGTAAGCCGAAGGCTCTCTCCGGTGGACAGAGACAGCGTGTTGCCATGGGACGTGCCATCGTACGTAACCCGAAGGTATTCCTGATGGATGAGCCGCTCTCCAACCTGGATGCAAAGCTTCGTGTACAGATGCGTTCCGAGATCGCTTCCTTACATAACAGATTAAAAGCAACCATCATCTACGTAACACATGATCAGACCGAGGCTATGACACTTGGTACCAGAATCGTCGTATTAAAGGACGGCGTTATCATGCAGGTAGATTCCCCGCAGAAGTTATACAACGAGCCGAATAACTTATTCGTAGCAGGATTCATCGGATCTCCGCAGATGAACTTCGTAGATGCTGTATGCAAGGTTGAGGGTGAGAAAGTAAGCCTTTCCTTCGAGAACACAACAGTTGTTCTTCCTCCTGCAAAAGCTAAGAAGTTAGCTGACGGCGGATACAACGGCAAGACTGTTGTTATGGGTATCAGACCGGAAGATATCGGTGATTCCGAGATCGAGATCGAGGCTCATAAGGATGCTGCATTCGAGACAGATGTAACAGGATATGAGTTATTAGGTTCTGAGGTACTGTTATACTTCAAAGTTGCAGGCGCAAGCATGACTGCAAAGGTTGATTCCAGAACAACTGCACGTATGGGCGACCACATCAAGATGGCAATTGATCCGGAGAAGATTCACGTATTCGACAAAGAAACAGAATTGACAATTACCAACTAA
- a CDS encoding dUTP diphosphatase, with protein MAPRSGKHKEIDITGGTYMPQIRIKYFTDAIERLTYIDGKSDWIDLRASEEVTLKAGEFCLIPLGVAMELPEGYEAHVVPRSSTFKNYGIIQTNSCGIIDGTYCGDDDMWRMPVYAVRDTVIHVNDRICQFRIFENQPKITFDEVESLGNKNRGGFGSTGKQ; from the coding sequence ATGGCGCCCCGGAGTGGGAAACATAAAGAAATCGACATAACAGGAGGAACATACATGCCACAGATCAGGATTAAATATTTTACGGATGCGATTGAACGTCTGACCTATATTGACGGAAAGTCGGACTGGATCGATCTTCGGGCGTCTGAGGAAGTGACACTGAAAGCGGGGGAGTTCTGTCTGATTCCACTCGGCGTTGCCATGGAGCTTCCGGAGGGCTATGAGGCGCATGTGGTACCGAGAAGCTCCACTTTCAAAAATTACGGAATCATCCAGACGAACAGCTGCGGCATTATCGATGGCACCTACTGCGGGGATGACGATATGTGGCGGATGCCGGTCTATGCGGTGCGCGACACGGTGATTCACGTCAATGACCGCATCTGCCAGTTCCGCATTTTTGAAAATCAGCCGAAGATCACGTTTGACGAGGTGGAGAGCCTCGGCAACAAAAACCGCGGCGGATTCGGAAGCACTGGAAAACAGTAA
- a CDS encoding NAD(P)H-dependent glycerol-3-phosphate dehydrogenase encodes MAKVAVIGAGSWGTALAKVLHTNGSQVTVWSIVEAEIAMLRERHEHVDKLPGVKLPEDMEFTTDLKAAVEDKEYLILAVPSVFTRSTAKSMAPFVKAGQIIVCVAKGIEENTLMTLSDIVEEEVPAAEVAVMCGPSHAEEVGVGLPTTVVAGAKKRKVAEGVQDIFMNEVFRVYTSPDVLGMELGGSLKNVIALAAGMADGLGYGDNTKAALITRGIMEMSRLAIKMGAKAETLSGLTGIGDLIVTCESRHSRNRKAGMLIGQGYTMKQAMDEVKMVVEGVYSAKAAIALAKKYGVDMPIIEEVNCVLFEDKPAKEAVRELMMRDRRAEHSALEWEA; translated from the coding sequence ATGGCAAAAGTAGCGGTAATCGGAGCGGGAAGCTGGGGGACGGCGCTCGCGAAAGTGTTGCACACCAACGGCAGCCAGGTGACGGTGTGGTCGATTGTGGAAGCGGAGATCGCGATGCTGCGCGAACGGCATGAGCATGTGGATAAGCTTCCGGGAGTGAAGCTTCCGGAGGATATGGAATTTACCACGGATCTTAAGGCGGCAGTGGAAGATAAGGAATATCTGATTCTGGCGGTACCGTCTGTATTCACCAGAAGCACGGCAAAAAGCATGGCGCCTTTTGTGAAGGCGGGACAGATCATTGTCTGTGTGGCAAAGGGCATTGAAGAAAATACGCTGATGACGCTCTCCGATATTGTAGAAGAGGAAGTACCTGCGGCGGAGGTTGCCGTGATGTGCGGACCGAGCCACGCCGAGGAGGTTGGCGTCGGACTGCCGACGACCGTTGTTGCCGGAGCAAAGAAGCGCAAGGTGGCAGAGGGCGTGCAGGATATTTTCATGAATGAGGTGTTCCGCGTGTACACAAGCCCGGATGTGCTCGGCATGGAACTGGGAGGTTCCCTGAAGAACGTCATTGCACTGGCAGCCGGTATGGCGGACGGACTCGGCTACGGGGACAACACCAAAGCGGCGTTAATCACGCGCGGAATCATGGAAATGTCGCGTCTTGCCATCAAGATGGGGGCAAAGGCGGAGACACTGAGCGGTCTGACCGGAATCGGAGATCTGATCGTGACATGTGAGAGCAGACACAGCAGAAACCGCAAAGCCGGAATGCTGATCGGGCAGGGCTATACCATGAAGCAGGCGATGGATGAGGTCAAGATGGTGGTCGAGGGCGTGTATTCCGCCAAGGCGGCGATCGCGCTTGCAAAAAAATACGGGGTCGATATGCCGATCATCGAGGAAGTCAACTGTGTGCTTTTTGAGGATAAGCCGGCAAAAGAAGCAGTGCGGGAACTGATGATGCGCGACCGGCGTGCAGAGCATAGTGCCCTGGAGTGGGAAGCATAG
- the plsY gene encoding glycerol-3-phosphate 1-O-acyltransferase PlsY — translation MIGARVIALGIGYLFGLFQTGYLYGKSQGIDIRNEGSGNAGTTNSLRVLGIKAGLITFAGDLCKAILAVLLVKVLFRNAYPDAVRILELYAGFGAVLGHNFPFYLKFKGGKGIACTSGMILAVCPMAAPVCLVLFIGSIAITRYVSLGSILVVTSYLVQVLIFGHMGYLHIDAAYLPEFYVVSACFTAMALWRHRSNIGRLLHGTENKFTFKKNKQEGK, via the coding sequence ATGATAGGAGCAAGGGTTATTGCATTGGGAATCGGGTATCTGTTTGGACTGTTTCAGACGGGGTATCTCTACGGAAAAAGCCAGGGGATTGATATCCGCAATGAGGGAAGCGGCAACGCGGGGACGACAAATTCACTGCGCGTGCTTGGAATCAAGGCGGGACTGATCACGTTTGCGGGAGATCTGTGCAAGGCAATTCTGGCGGTTCTTCTGGTGAAGGTTCTGTTCCGGAACGCTTACCCGGACGCAGTCAGGATTCTGGAACTGTATGCCGGCTTCGGAGCTGTGCTCGGACATAATTTTCCGTTTTACCTCAAGTTCAAGGGTGGAAAGGGAATCGCCTGCACGTCGGGCATGATTCTCGCTGTGTGCCCGATGGCGGCACCGGTCTGTCTGGTCTTATTCATCGGTTCCATCGCGATCACAAGATATGTGTCCCTTGGATCGATTCTGGTGGTGACGAGTTATCTGGTGCAGGTATTGATCTTCGGACATATGGGATATCTGCATATCGATGCCGCATATCTCCCGGAGTTCTATGTGGTGAGCGCCTGCTTTACGGCGATGGCGCTGTGGCGTCACAGGAGTAACATTGGACGTCTGCTGCACGGCACGGAGAATAAGTTCACGTTCAAGAAGAACAAACAGGAGGGGAAATAA
- the der gene encoding ribosome biogenesis GTPase Der, with the protein MSKPVVAVVGRPNVGKSTLFNALAGERISIVKDTPGVTRDRIYADVNWLDYHFTMIDTGGIEPDSRDVILSQMREQAEIAIATADVIIFLTDVRQGLQDSDSKVADMLRRSGKPVVLVVNKVDSFEKFMPDVYEFYNLGIGDPFPISAASMLGLGDMLDEVVKHFPDYAKDEEEDERPKVAIIGKPNVGKSSLINKLAQEDRVIVSDIAGTTRDAIDTDITYDGKEYVFIDTAGLRRKNKIKEEIERYSIIRAVTAVERADVCIIVIDATEGVTEQDAKIAGIAHERGKGIIIAVNKWDAIEKDDKTIYRHTEKIRQILSFMPYAEIIFISAKSGQRLNKIFELIDVVIANNSMRVATGVLNEIVTEAVAMQQPPSDKGKRLRIYYTTQVAVKPPTFVIFVNDKELMHFSYTRYLENRIRETFGFRGTALKFIIRERKEEQ; encoded by the coding sequence ATGAGTAAACCCGTAGTAGCGGTTGTAGGGCGTCCGAATGTTGGAAAATCCACACTGTTCAACGCACTTGCAGGAGAGCGAATTTCAATTGTAAAGGATACGCCGGGAGTGACAAGAGACCGTATCTATGCGGACGTCAACTGGCTGGATTATCATTTTACGATGATCGATACCGGCGGTATTGAGCCGGACAGCAGAGATGTCATTCTCTCGCAGATGAGAGAGCAGGCGGAGATTGCCATTGCGACGGCGGACGTGATTATTTTCCTCACGGATGTCAGACAGGGACTGCAGGATTCGGATTCCAAGGTGGCAGATATGCTCAGACGCTCCGGCAAGCCGGTCGTGCTTGTGGTCAACAAAGTGGACAGCTTTGAGAAGTTCATGCCGGATGTGTATGAGTTCTACAATCTCGGCATCGGCGATCCGTTCCCGATCTCGGCGGCATCCATGCTGGGACTTGGAGATATGCTGGATGAAGTGGTCAAACACTTCCCGGACTATGCGAAGGACGAGGAGGAGGACGAGCGCCCGAAGGTTGCGATCATCGGTAAGCCGAATGTCGGCAAGTCCTCCCTCATTAACAAGCTGGCACAGGAGGACCGTGTGATTGTCTCCGACATTGCGGGAACAACACGCGATGCGATTGATACCGACATTACCTACGACGGAAAAGAATATGTCTTTATTGATACTGCAGGTCTTAGACGGAAGAATAAGATTAAGGAAGAGATCGAGCGCTACAGCATCATCCGTGCGGTGACAGCGGTGGAGCGGGCGGATGTCTGCATCATCGTGATCGATGCGACGGAGGGCGTCACGGAGCAGGATGCCAAGATTGCCGGAATCGCACACGAGCGCGGAAAAGGAATTATCATCGCGGTCAACAAGTGGGATGCGATCGAGAAGGATGACAAGACGATCTACCGTCACACGGAGAAGATCCGTCAGATTTTAAGCTTTATGCCGTATGCCGAGATTATTTTTATCTCCGCAAAATCAGGACAGCGCTTAAATAAGATTTTTGAGCTGATTGATGTGGTTATTGCGAACAATAGCATGCGTGTGGCGACCGGTGTCTTAAACGAGATCGTGACAGAGGCAGTTGCCATGCAGCAGCCGCCGTCAGACAAGGGAAAACGTCTGCGCATCTACTACACGACGCAGGTTGCGGTAAAGCCGCCGACCTTCGTGATTTTCGTCAACGATAAGGAATTGATGCATTTTTCCTACACCAGGTATCTGGAGAACCGTATCCGTGAGACGTTCGGTTTCCGCGGAACGGCACTGAAATTCATTATTCGGGAGAGAAAGGAAGAGCAGTGA
- a CDS encoding ABC transporter ATP-binding protein — translation MIQVNGLKKAFDGFVALNGVDMHVEKGAIYGLVGPNGAGKSTLIRHLTGVYRPDQGEVQIDGENVYENKAVKSKIAYIPDELFYFMQADTMEMKRFYEGIYPSFDGKLFYRMQEFFPNIDVKRNIRRLSKGMQKQVAFWLAICCKPDILILDEPVDGLDPVMRRQIWSIILSEVAEKEMTVLVSSHNLRELEDVCDHVGIMHHGKIMIERSLSDLQGSVSKIQVACQSGMPKLPEHFQVLHMANTGRVYTMIVKGDPKEAEAALSYCNPTIVDVLPLTLEEIFIYEMGGADYEVKDILF, via the coding sequence ATGATTCAGGTAAACGGATTAAAAAAGGCATTTGACGGATTTGTGGCGCTAAACGGTGTGGACATGCACGTGGAAAAGGGAGCCATCTACGGTCTGGTCGGACCGAACGGAGCAGGAAAGTCCACACTCATCCGCCACCTGACGGGGGTGTACCGTCCGGATCAGGGAGAGGTGCAGATCGACGGGGAAAATGTATATGAGAATAAGGCGGTCAAATCAAAAATCGCGTACATACCAGACGAACTGTTTTATTTCATGCAGGCAGACACGATGGAGATGAAGCGTTTTTATGAGGGGATCTATCCGTCTTTTGATGGAAAGCTGTTTTACCGGATGCAGGAGTTTTTCCCGAATATTGATGTGAAGCGCAATATCAGACGGCTGTCGAAAGGAATGCAGAAACAGGTGGCATTCTGGCTTGCCATCTGCTGCAAGCCGGATATTCTGATTCTGGACGAACCGGTGGACGGACTCGACCCTGTGATGCGGCGTCAGATCTGGAGCATCATATTGTCGGAGGTCGCAGAGAAAGAGATGACCGTGCTTGTATCGTCCCACAATCTGCGTGAACTTGAGGATGTGTGTGACCATGTCGGTATCATGCATCATGGAAAAATCATGATCGAGCGCTCACTGAGCGACCTGCAGGGAAGTGTGTCGAAAATCCAGGTGGCGTGTCAGAGCGGAATGCCGAAGCTTCCGGAACATTTTCAGGTGCTTCACATGGCAAATACAGGGCGTGTGTATACCATGATCGTAAAGGGAGATCCAAAGGAAGCAGAGGCGGCACTGTCATATTGCAATCCGACGATTGTGGATGTACTGCCGCTGACACTGGAAGAAATATTTATCTACGAGATGGGAGGGGCAGATTATGAAGTCAAAGACATCCTGTTTTAA
- a CDS encoding GntR family transcriptional regulator, whose product MIQLNYRDSKPIYEQIKDGFRKLIITNSLSANEKLPSVRELASGLAINPNTIQKAYRDLESEGYTYTVAGKGTFVAEHREILNTRQHELLEEFDEVVEELCFLSVSRSDLITRIEHAAEGGEKV is encoded by the coding sequence TTGATTCAGTTAAATTACCGGGACTCCAAACCGATTTATGAACAGATCAAGGATGGCTTTCGGAAGCTGATTATCACAAATTCTCTTTCGGCAAACGAGAAGCTGCCGTCTGTCCGCGAACTGGCGTCCGGACTGGCGATCAATCCCAATACGATTCAGAAAGCGTATCGCGATCTGGAGAGCGAGGGATATACATACACGGTTGCCGGGAAGGGAACGTTTGTGGCGGAGCACAGGGAAATCCTGAATACGAGACAGCATGAACTGCTGGAAGAGTTCGATGAAGTGGTGGAGGAGCTCTGTTTCCTGTCAGTGAGCAGGAGCGATCTGATCACACGGATCGAACATGCGGCAGAGGGAGGAGAGAAGGTATGA
- a CDS encoding M42 family metallopeptidase — MKTKKYVEYMVEETKKILAIDSPSGYTAEVADYVMKEYQKLGYEPKLTTKGGVLVALGGKDKKNAVMLEAHIDTLGAMVAEIKSNGRLRVTPVGGMNANNAEAENCRIHTRFGEKVYEGTLQLANASIHVNGDYNDKKRTFDETEIVLDEKVHSREDVEALGIMTGDIVCFDPRTTVTESGYIKSRFLDDKLSVGILLGYARYLKEENVTPERMIYQHITVFEEVGHGGAASIPEGVTEVISVDMGCVGDGLACEETQVSICAKDSHGPYHYDVVTGLIAAAKREELDFAVDVYPHYGSDADVALTAGYDVRHGLIGAGVYASHGYERSHVDGVKNTFKLLCAYLG, encoded by the coding sequence ATGAAGACAAAAAAATATGTGGAATATATGGTCGAGGAGACAAAGAAGATTCTGGCAATCGACAGTCCGAGCGGATACACTGCAGAGGTGGCGGATTATGTGATGAAAGAGTACCAGAAGCTCGGCTATGAGCCGAAACTGACCACGAAAGGCGGCGTGCTTGTGGCGCTTGGCGGCAAGGACAAAAAGAATGCCGTGATGCTCGAGGCACACATTGACACGCTCGGCGCCATGGTAGCGGAGATAAAGTCCAACGGCAGACTGCGCGTGACACCGGTCGGCGGAATGAACGCCAACAATGCCGAGGCGGAGAACTGCAGAATCCATACCCGCTTCGGGGAAAAGGTCTACGAGGGAACCCTGCAGCTTGCCAATGCATCCATCCATGTCAACGGCGATTACAATGACAAGAAGCGTACATTTGACGAGACGGAGATCGTGCTGGACGAGAAGGTACATTCCAGAGAGGACGTGGAGGCACTCGGCATCATGACGGGAGACATCGTCTGCTTTGATCCGCGCACGACCGTCACAGAGAGCGGCTACATCAAGAGCCGTTTCCTGGACGATAAGCTTAGCGTCGGCATCCTGCTTGGCTATGCGAGATATTTAAAGGAAGAGAATGTCACACCGGAGCGCATGATCTACCAGCACATCACCGTCTTTGAGGAAGTCGGACACGGCGGAGCCGCTTCGATTCCGGAGGGTGTGACTGAGGTTATTTCCGTTGACATGGGCTGCGTTGGAGACGGTCTTGCCTGCGAGGAGACACAGGTGTCCATCTGCGCGAAGGACAGCCACGGACCGTATCACTACGACGTCGTGACGGGACTGATTGCGGCGGCAAAGCGCGAGGAACTTGACTTTGCGGTGGACGTCTACCCGCATTACGGATCGGATGCGGATGTGGCGCTGACGGCGGGCTATGACGTGCGCCACGGACTGATCGGCGCGGGCGTGTACGCGTCGCACGGCTACGAGAGAAGCCATGTGGACGGCGTGAAGAACACCTTCAAACTCCTGTGTGCATATCTGGGCTGA
- the pgeF gene encoding peptidoglycan editing factor PgeF produces the protein MTAFVRKPAEQPVLREDWHENEDGSRLLLLKYPLLERTGIVEHCFTTRLGGVSTDIFSTMNLSFTRGDEEAAVRENYRRLARALGAEVGQFVCSDQTHTVNVRRVTAADAGKGLTRERDYRDVDGLITDEPGLVLSTFYADCVPLYVVDPVHRAIGMSHSGWRGTAARMGAVTLSAMQEAYGTRPEDVVCAVGPSICKDCYEVSADVADIFAEEFPGHEQEILAESEKNSVGMAHADKKYQLDLWKANEIIFQEAGVRKEHLAVTDICTCCNPKLLFSHRASHGKRGNLGGFLYLK, from the coding sequence TTGACAGCGTTTGTGAGAAAACCAGCAGAACAACCGGTTTTGCGGGAGGACTGGCATGAAAATGAGGACGGCAGCAGGCTTCTGCTGCTAAAATATCCCCTTTTGGAGCGCACGGGGATCGTGGAGCATTGTTTTACAACACGGCTCGGAGGTGTCAGCACAGACATTTTTTCTACGATGAATTTAAGCTTTACCAGAGGTGATGAGGAGGCGGCGGTGCGTGAAAATTACCGGCGCCTGGCGAGGGCACTCGGGGCAGAGGTGGGGCAGTTTGTCTGCTCGGATCAGACACATACCGTCAATGTGCGCCGCGTCACGGCAGCGGACGCCGGAAAAGGACTGACCAGAGAGCGGGACTACCGGGATGTGGACGGACTGATTACGGATGAGCCGGGACTTGTCCTGTCGACGTTCTACGCGGACTGTGTGCCGTTATATGTGGTGGATCCCGTACACCGCGCCATCGGAATGAGCCATTCCGGATGGAGAGGCACGGCGGCGCGCATGGGAGCGGTCACTCTGTCTGCCATGCAGGAGGCATACGGCACCAGACCAGAGGATGTGGTCTGCGCGGTCGGTCCGTCCATTTGCAAGGACTGCTATGAGGTGAGCGCAGATGTGGCAGATATTTTCGCGGAGGAATTTCCGGGGCATGAGCAGGAGATTCTGGCAGAGAGTGAGAAGAACAGCGTCGGGATGGCTCACGCAGACAAAAAATACCAGCTGGATCTCTGGAAGGCGAACGAGATCATTTTTCAGGAGGCGGGCGTGCGAAAAGAGCATCTGGCAGTGACGGACATCTGTACCTGCTGCAATCCAAAGCTGTTGTTTTCCCACCGCGCAAGTCATGGAAAGCGCGGAAATCTGGGCGGATTTCTGTACCTGAAATAA
- a CDS encoding YraN family protein, producing the protein MDRTKGRERGYRMNRRQTGTAYERRAGEYLKEQGYELIGYNFRCRQGEIDIIARDGRYLVFVEVKYRRDGQTGDPLEAVDRAKQRRISRTAQYYCLTHGYGETTPCRFDVAAVLGTDGEVRLVKHAFEFQG; encoded by the coding sequence ATGGATCGGACGAAAGGCAGGGAGAGAGGATACCGGATGAACAGGCGGCAGACGGGAACAGCGTATGAGAGACGGGCGGGGGAGTATCTGAAGGAACAGGGATACGAGCTGATTGGATACAATTTCAGATGCCGGCAGGGAGAGATCGACATCATCGCCCGCGATGGCAGATACCTGGTGTTTGTGGAAGTGAAATACCGCAGAGACGGGCAGACGGGCGATCCGCTGGAGGCGGTGGACCGGGCGAAGCAGCGCCGCATCAGCAGAACGGCGCAATATTACTGCCTGACGCACGGATATGGGGAGACGACGCCCTGCCGCTTTGATGTGGCGGCGGTGCTTGGAACGGACGGGGAAGTACGGCTTGTGAAACATGCATTTGAATTTCAGGGATGA
- a CDS encoding EscU/YscU/HrcU family type III secretion system export apparatus switch protein: protein MAENKHIAGKEKTAVAVAYNPGEVAPKILAVGKGEVAERIIETAKENDVPFYQDNKLAETLSRLQIGDTIPPELYEVVAEILVFVDDMDRMKGKLKESGLL, encoded by the coding sequence ATGGCGGAGAACAAGCATATTGCAGGAAAAGAAAAGACGGCGGTCGCCGTTGCCTACAATCCGGGCGAGGTGGCGCCGAAGATCCTCGCAGTCGGAAAAGGCGAGGTGGCGGAGCGCATCATTGAGACGGCAAAAGAAAACGATGTTCCGTTTTATCAGGATAACAAGCTGGCGGAGACCTTATCCAGACTTCAGATCGGGGATACGATTCCGCCGGAACTCTACGAGGTGGTCGCGGAGATCCTTGTCTTTGTGGACGATATGGACCGCATGAAGGGAAAACTCAAAGAATCCGGCTTACTGTAG
- the fliK gene encoding flagellar hook-length control protein FliK, translating to MQISDLVGQYSRNVANGTEELHGAQSVQKLVSTIGDLSAGSIFEGTINSVRGGKVTLALGNGQTITARLDGKMDLQQGSSMFFQVRANDGQTIAIRPYTELGNVSNPILLNALSAAQVPATDRTLVMVDTMMQEQMSIDRQSILDMAKLVGANPDANVQTIVQMTKLGLPVTEEMAAQFENYLSDRQALVGEMDLAAGHMMELLSDEALSPETAFSLYEKMLDIFMPGAEAADAGVTAAAGQESSAAEAGAGVIAEAVGQENAATVAEAEAGAPTAAEQGTAAASAVAEKAGAASTTETAGQGAAAEAETGVGVTAELTYGRTAETPGTVGELLSKEQIEHLGKMLRNIPALIGNEEIFAGGEQEEVFVDTLSEEGPEVAKLMAQEEAAQEQPVLNEKLTAEQFLQKLGRALAQNGGFGFAGMQKLFAGKEFQTIFRSVIEKQWLLQPEELKQEHKVSGLYERLEQQLSQMEEAVRATGSTQNTFLQTASQVHGNLEFMNQMNQIYHYVQLPLKMSGQNANGELYVYANRKNLRDPDAELTAFLHLDMEQLGSTDVSVRMQNRSVRTNFYLEDDASYDLVEKHLEVLNKRLKSKGYQSSITVTHEKKDISFKENIVKKGKATVGSLHRYSFDVRA from the coding sequence ATGCAGATATCGGATCTGGTAGGACAGTACAGCCGGAATGTGGCCAACGGAACGGAAGAATTGCATGGGGCGCAGAGCGTTCAGAAACTGGTGTCGACGATCGGGGATCTCTCCGCGGGAAGTATTTTCGAGGGGACGATCAACAGTGTGCGCGGCGGAAAAGTGACGCTGGCGCTGGGCAATGGACAGACCATCACCGCGCGGCTGGACGGAAAAATGGATTTACAGCAGGGCTCGAGCATGTTTTTCCAGGTGCGCGCCAATGACGGGCAGACGATTGCGATCCGCCCGTACACCGAGCTTGGAAATGTCAGCAATCCGATTCTGCTCAACGCGCTTTCGGCGGCGCAGGTGCCTGCGACGGACCGGACGCTTGTGATGGTGGATACGATGATGCAGGAGCAGATGTCGATCGACAGACAGAGCATTCTCGATATGGCGAAGCTGGTTGGCGCGAATCCGGATGCCAATGTGCAGACCATCGTGCAGATGACGAAGCTCGGACTCCCGGTGACGGAGGAGATGGCGGCGCAGTTTGAAAATTATCTGTCCGACCGGCAGGCACTCGTGGGAGAGATGGATCTGGCAGCGGGACATATGATGGAACTGCTTTCGGACGAGGCGCTCTCGCCGGAGACGGCGTTTTCTCTCTATGAGAAAATGCTCGATATTTTTATGCCCGGGGCGGAAGCGGCAGATGCCGGAGTGACCGCGGCAGCGGGACAGGAATCTTCCGCAGCAGAGGCAGGCGCCGGAGTAATCGCGGAAGCAGTGGGACAGGAAAATGCAGCCACGGTGGCAGAAGCAGAGGCGGGCGCGCCCACGGCGGCGGAACAGGGAACCGCAGCGGCATCGGCAGTGGCGGAGAAGGCAGGTGCCGCTTCGACCACGGAGACAGCGGGACAGGGCGCAGCGGCAGAAGCAGAGACAGGGGTCGGAGTGACCGCGGAACTGACATATGGAAGGACGGCAGAGACTCCGGGGACAGTCGGGGAACTGTTGTCGAAGGAGCAGATCGAGCATCTGGGAAAAATGCTTCGGAACATTCCGGCTCTGATTGGCAACGAGGAGATTTTTGCCGGCGGAGAGCAGGAGGAAGTCTTTGTGGATACGCTCTCGGAAGAAGGTCCGGAGGTGGCGAAACTGATGGCGCAGGAGGAAGCGGCGCAGGAGCAGCCGGTCTTGAATGAAAAATTGACGGCAGAACAGTTTTTACAGAAGCTCGGCAGAGCGCTCGCACAGAATGGCGGGTTCGGCTTTGCGGGAATGCAGAAGCTTTTTGCCGGAAAGGAATTTCAGACCATTTTCCGCAGTGTGATCGAGAAGCAGTGGCTTCTGCAGCCGGAGGAATTAAAGCAGGAGCATAAGGTGAGCGGGCTGTATGAGCGCTTAGAGCAGCAGCTTTCCCAGATGGAGGAGGCGGTTCGGGCGACCGGAAGCACGCAGAATACGTTTTTGCAGACGGCATCGCAGGTTCACGGCAATCTGGAGTTCATGAATCAGATGAACCAGATTTATCACTATGTGCAGCTGCCGTTAAAGATGTCCGGACAAAATGCGAACGGGGAACTCTATGTCTATGCGAACCGGAAGAATCTGCGCGATCCGGATGCGGAACTGACGGCATTTTTACATCTGGACATGGAGCAGCTCGGCTCCACGGACGTCTCAGTGCGGATGCAGAACCGCAGCGTACGCACCAATTTTTATCTGGAGGATGATGCCTCCTATGATCTGGTGGAAAAGCACCTGGAAGTGCTGAACAAGCGTCTTAAGAGCAAGGGCTACCAGTCTTCCATCACGGTCACACATGAGAAAAAAGACATCAGTTTCAAGGAGAACATCGTAAAGAAAGGAAAGGCGACGGTGGGAAGCCTGCACCGCTATTCTTTTGATGTAAGAGCATAG